From Thermodesulfobacteriota bacterium, a single genomic window includes:
- a CDS encoding methyltransferase domain-containing protein, whose amino-acid sequence MTIRPWYETIFDERYPDLFGPLEQDPEEEVARIVELLSIPPGSHVVDLGCGRGRHAIPLSRRGYRVTGVDISEKMLRLAQERAGRENVSVEWVREDMRQFVRPDRYDACLSLFTSFGFFCDEENARVLRNVARSLKPGGALLLDLRNAQKGLAGEEDHEKTVTVPSGKLRMRVRFDRATCRAHAEHELTRPDGIRISSRFDVRIYSEAELCAMLRKAGMRIRAIHGSLEGGPFTRGADRMVVIAARD is encoded by the coding sequence ATGACGATCCGGCCGTGGTACGAGACGATCTTCGACGAGCGCTACCCGGATTTGTTCGGTCCCCTGGAGCAGGACCCGGAGGAGGAAGTCGCCCGGATCGTGGAGCTCCTGTCGATCCCCCCGGGCTCCCATGTCGTCGACCTCGGCTGCGGCCGGGGGCGGCACGCGATCCCGCTTTCCCGCCGGGGATACCGCGTGACGGGGGTCGACATCTCCGAAAAGATGCTCCGGCTGGCGCAGGAACGGGCGGGGCGCGAGAACGTCTCCGTGGAGTGGGTCCGCGAGGACATGCGGCAGTTCGTCCGCCCCGACCGGTACGACGCCTGCCTCTCGCTGTTCACCTCCTTCGGCTTCTTCTGCGACGAGGAGAACGCCAGGGTGCTCCGGAACGTCGCGCGCAGCCTGAAGCCGGGCGGCGCGCTGCTCCTCGACCTGCGCAACGCGCAGAAGGGGCTCGCCGGCGAGGAGGACCACGAGAAGACGGTCACGGTCCCGTCGGGAAAGCTGCGCATGCGCGTCCGCTTCGACCGCGCAACGTGCCGCGCCCACGCCGAGCACGAGCTGACCCGACCGGACGGGATCCGGATCTCCTCCAGGTTCGACGTCCGGATCTACTCGGAAGCGGAGCTCTGCGCGATGCTTCGGAAAGCGGGGATGCGCATCCGCGCCATCCACGGCTCCCTCGAAGGGGGGCCGTTCACCCGCGGGGCGGACCGGATGGTGGTAATTGCCGCCAGGGATTGA